A window from Gemmatimonas sp. UBA7669 encodes these proteins:
- the radC gene encoding RadC family protein, whose product MTSSAVPVTSQFPTSRLKIKELPSTERPRERLRALGAQALSTTELLALLFGSGPRGASALTCAQQVFDQCGGSLGRLAAMPFASLTRAHGVGEARAAAVQAALELGRRMTGEAREAGVPLRGPRDVAAAYAPRLQDAPVEEFHVAILDAQHRLERDVLVTRGLLNSSLVHPREVFREAIAERAAAVILVHNHPSGDPTPSAEDRAVTEQLVAAGRLLDIPVHDHVIVGRGRYVSFAEAGLL is encoded by the coding sequence ATGACGTCTTCTGCCGTCCCGGTCACTAGCCAGTTTCCCACGTCCCGTCTTAAGATCAAGGAGTTGCCGTCTACGGAGCGGCCGCGTGAACGACTGCGGGCGCTCGGGGCCCAGGCCCTGAGCACCACGGAACTGCTCGCGCTGCTGTTCGGCTCGGGGCCACGCGGCGCGTCCGCGTTGACCTGTGCGCAGCAGGTGTTTGATCAGTGTGGTGGGTCGCTTGGGCGTCTCGCAGCCATGCCCTTTGCCTCGCTCACGCGGGCGCATGGTGTGGGTGAGGCACGGGCGGCGGCGGTGCAGGCGGCGCTCGAGCTTGGTCGGCGCATGACCGGTGAGGCGCGGGAAGCCGGTGTGCCGCTGCGTGGACCGCGTGATGTGGCGGCGGCGTACGCGCCGCGGCTGCAGGACGCGCCGGTGGAGGAATTTCACGTGGCCATCCTCGACGCGCAGCATCGTTTGGAGCGGGACGTGCTGGTCACACGGGGCTTGCTCAATTCATCGCTGGTGCATCCGCGCGAGGTCTTTCGCGAGGCCATCGCCGAACGGGCAGCAGCGGTGATTCTGGTGCACAACCATCCGAGTGGTGATCCCACGCCCAGTGCCGAAGATCGCGCGGTGACGGAACAGTTGGTGGCGGCCGGGCGCCTGCTCGACATCCCGGTGCATGATCACGTCATTGTGGGACGTGGTCGCTATGTCAGCTTTGCGGAGGCAGGCCTGTTGTGA
- a CDS encoding pyridoxal phosphate-dependent decarboxylase family protein, with the protein MTQHTTFDPSSDAEWEALRLLGHRMLDDLFDATRALPHTPAWRPMPPHKATLFEEAGPEAGSGAEAVYEQFRQHVLPYGNGNWHPRFFGWVQGNGTPLAMLADLLASGMNPHLAGFNQAPAAVEQQVIRWFGEWMGLPGASGLFVTGGTMANVHGLACARMAMGERLGRNPRRDGVQRWPEQIDGEAASGPLVFYGSTETHSWARKAAEWLGLGDRAFVRVPTGPDHRMDVTALNAQMQADRAAGLVPFAVVGTAGTVNAGAVDDLDALADVAEANGLWFHVDGAFGALLALSPRYRHLVRGLSRADSLAFDLHKWGSMPFECAVALVRDPAVHHAAFRSSAAYLGALPRGVSAGGQPFNDVGLDLTRGFKALKVWMQLKADGVHKFGALIEQNIEQVQRFAARLDAHPEFERVGPSPLNVLCFRYLPTQISGDTSHERGDEFVGGYVDEVVDEINRELLMRVQERGIAVPSSTMANGRFVLRMAHVNHRTTDDDMDAVFEALLEIGREVSAERSAEVA; encoded by the coding sequence GTGACTCAGCACACAACATTCGACCCCAGTAGCGATGCCGAGTGGGAGGCGCTCCGCCTCCTCGGTCATCGCATGCTCGATGACCTGTTCGACGCCACGCGTGCCCTGCCGCACACGCCGGCCTGGCGGCCCATGCCTCCCCACAAGGCGACCCTGTTCGAAGAAGCCGGACCGGAAGCCGGCTCAGGGGCCGAGGCCGTGTACGAGCAGTTTCGTCAGCATGTCCTGCCATACGGCAACGGCAACTGGCATCCACGGTTCTTCGGGTGGGTGCAAGGCAACGGCACCCCACTGGCCATGCTGGCGGATCTTCTTGCCTCGGGCATGAACCCGCATCTGGCCGGCTTCAATCAGGCGCCTGCCGCGGTGGAACAGCAGGTTATTCGCTGGTTCGGGGAGTGGATGGGACTGCCCGGGGCGAGCGGCCTGTTTGTCACCGGCGGCACGATGGCCAATGTGCATGGGCTGGCCTGCGCGCGCATGGCCATGGGTGAGCGACTGGGCCGGAACCCGCGCCGCGACGGCGTGCAGCGCTGGCCGGAGCAGATTGATGGAGAGGCGGCTTCGGGCCCGCTGGTGTTTTATGGCTCCACCGAAACGCATTCCTGGGCGCGCAAGGCTGCCGAGTGGCTGGGGCTGGGTGACCGGGCTTTTGTTCGTGTGCCAACAGGCCCCGATCATCGCATGGATGTGACGGCGTTGAACGCACAAATGCAGGCCGATCGCGCCGCGGGTCTGGTGCCATTTGCCGTGGTGGGAACGGCGGGCACGGTGAACGCCGGTGCCGTGGATGATCTGGACGCCCTGGCCGACGTGGCCGAGGCCAATGGGCTGTGGTTCCATGTGGACGGCGCCTTTGGTGCCCTGCTGGCACTGAGCCCGCGCTACCGGCACCTTGTGCGCGGCCTGTCGCGAGCCGACTCGCTGGCATTCGACCTGCACAAGTGGGGCTCCATGCCCTTCGAATGTGCCGTGGCCCTCGTGCGTGATCCGGCCGTGCACCACGCGGCCTTCCGCAGCAGTGCGGCATATCTGGGTGCGCTGCCACGCGGCGTGAGTGCGGGCGGTCAGCCGTTCAACGATGTGGGGCTCGACCTCACACGTGGCTTCAAGGCGCTCAAGGTGTGGATGCAACTCAAGGCCGATGGCGTGCACAAGTTTGGCGCGCTCATCGAGCAGAACATCGAACAGGTGCAGCGCTTTGCCGCGCGGTTGGATGCGCACCCGGAGTTTGAACGTGTGGGACCGAGTCCACTCAACGTGTTGTGTTTCCGCTACCTGCCAACGCAGATCTCAGGTGACACATCACATGAACGGGGTGACGAGTTCGTGGGCGGCTACGTGGACGAGGTCGTAGACGAGATCAATCGCGAGTTGCTCATGCGGGTGCAGGAGCGCGGAATCGCCGTGCCGTCCAGCACCATGGCGAACGGACGGTTCGTGCTGCGCATGGCGCACGTCAACCATCGCACGACCGACGACGACATGGATGCCGTGTTTGAAGCACTGCTGGAAATTGGGCGTGAAGTGTCGGCCGAGCGGTCTGCGGAGGTGGCATAG
- a CDS encoding bifunctional (p)ppGpp synthetase/guanosine-3',5'-bis(diphosphate) 3'-pyrophosphohydrolase yields MTTIALHEMIPGFGPGADGAYDRLDHDLLVRAYRFSDVAHAGQVRHSGEPYVSHCVEVARILADLQLDTTTVACGLLHDIVEDTDVSISDVEREFGAEVAQIVDGLTKIANLPMSSREERQVENYRKLLLSIAKDARVILIKLADRLHNMRTLDWLAPEKRRRIAQETRDLYAPLAHRFGMAKVRWELEDLSFKHLEPEAYKTLARLVAAKRGEREALISQMKEPLEKRLAEAGIADVEVTGRPKHLWSIYKKMQQRDRPYEDIYDLLAIRVIVPNVLECYHALGVIHDGWTPVQERIKDYIAQPKSNGYQSLHTTVFGPGRQLFEIQIRTRDMHRTADYGIAAHWLYKENTRNADELDRQLAWFRQVLELQLDAETPGEFLEFLKLDLYQDEIFVFTPTGDVIQLPKGATPLDFAFAVHSQVGARCAGAKVNGRIAPLSRELKNSETVEILTNPNAKPSRDWLAHVRTGKARHKIRQLLRLEERSSAMRLGREILERELRRRRLPKADDDKLQPVARLLKLKDTPQLIASVGAGDVHVMQVLKALHPELESAPEPQEKPSTLERIVDRVRGTGKGIRIQGADGLLVRYAQCCQPVPGDNVVGYVTRGRGVSIHRGDCPNLLLLAHEPERRLEIDWQEMAGERFVVRLAMEGTDRRGLYADVAAAVSATGTDIKSFELKTTDGKVTGSAMVEVENLAHLERIMKAARRVKGIAVVSRREKITAED; encoded by the coding sequence GTGACGACGATCGCGCTGCACGAGATGATTCCGGGGTTCGGGCCGGGTGCCGATGGCGCCTACGATCGGCTCGACCACGACTTGCTCGTGCGCGCCTATCGGTTCTCCGACGTGGCCCATGCAGGGCAGGTGCGGCATTCCGGCGAGCCCTATGTCTCGCACTGTGTGGAAGTGGCCCGCATTCTGGCCGACCTGCAGCTCGACACCACCACGGTGGCCTGTGGTCTGCTGCATGACATCGTCGAGGACACCGACGTGTCCATCAGCGATGTGGAGCGCGAGTTCGGGGCCGAGGTGGCGCAGATCGTCGATGGGCTCACCAAGATCGCGAACCTCCCCATGTCGTCGCGGGAAGAGCGGCAGGTCGAGAACTATCGCAAGCTGCTGCTGTCCATTGCCAAGGATGCGCGGGTCATCCTCATCAAGCTGGCCGACCGTTTGCACAACATGCGCACGCTCGACTGGCTGGCTCCCGAGAAGCGGCGGCGCATCGCGCAGGAAACGCGCGACCTGTACGCCCCGCTGGCCCACCGCTTCGGTATGGCCAAGGTGCGATGGGAGCTCGAGGACCTGTCGTTCAAGCATCTCGAGCCCGAGGCCTACAAGACGCTGGCCAGGCTGGTGGCGGCCAAGCGTGGGGAACGTGAGGCGCTCATCTCGCAGATGAAGGAGCCGCTCGAGAAGCGGCTGGCCGAGGCGGGCATTGCTGACGTGGAAGTCACGGGGCGCCCCAAGCACCTGTGGTCCATCTACAAGAAAATGCAGCAGCGCGATCGTCCCTACGAGGACATCTACGACCTGCTGGCCATTCGTGTCATCGTGCCCAACGTGCTCGAGTGCTATCACGCGCTGGGTGTCATTCACGATGGCTGGACGCCGGTGCAGGAGCGCATCAAGGACTACATCGCGCAGCCCAAGAGCAACGGCTACCAGTCGCTGCACACCACGGTGTTCGGGCCTGGGCGGCAGCTCTTCGAAATTCAGATCCGCACGCGTGACATGCACCGCACGGCCGACTACGGTATCGCGGCGCATTGGCTGTACAAGGAGAACACGCGCAACGCGGATGAGCTGGATCGGCAATTGGCCTGGTTCCGTCAGGTGCTCGAGCTGCAGCTCGATGCCGAGACGCCGGGCGAGTTCCTCGAGTTCCTCAAGCTCGATCTCTATCAGGACGAGATCTTCGTCTTCACGCCCACGGGCGATGTCATCCAGTTGCCCAAGGGTGCCACGCCGCTGGACTTTGCTTTTGCCGTGCACTCGCAGGTGGGTGCGCGCTGCGCGGGCGCCAAGGTCAACGGCCGCATCGCGCCGTTGTCGCGCGAGCTCAAAAATTCGGAAACGGTGGAGATTCTCACCAATCCGAACGCCAAGCCCAGTCGCGACTGGCTGGCGCATGTGCGCACCGGCAAGGCGCGCCATAAAATCCGCCAGCTCCTGCGTCTCGAGGAGCGCTCTTCGGCCATGCGCCTGGGCCGCGAGATTCTCGAGCGCGAACTGCGCCGGCGCCGTCTGCCCAAGGCCGACGACGACAAGCTCCAGCCGGTGGCGCGGCTGCTCAAGCTCAAGGACACACCACAGCTCATTGCCTCAGTGGGGGCGGGCGATGTGCATGTCATGCAGGTGCTCAAGGCCCTGCATCCGGAGCTCGAGAGCGCACCCGAGCCGCAGGAGAAGCCCAGCACGCTCGAGCGCATCGTCGATCGTGTGCGCGGCACCGGCAAGGGCATCCGCATTCAAGGGGCCGACGGCCTGCTGGTGCGCTATGCGCAGTGTTGTCAGCCGGTGCCGGGCGACAACGTGGTGGGCTATGTGACCCGGGGCCGCGGCGTGAGTATCCATCGCGGCGACTGTCCCAACCTGCTGCTCCTGGCGCATGAGCCGGAGCGGCGGCTCGAGATTGATTGGCAGGAAATGGCCGGCGAGCGTTTTGTGGTGCGGCTCGCCATGGAAGGCACCGATCGCCGCGGGCTCTACGCCGACGTGGCGGCGGCCGTGAGTGCCACCGGCACCGACATCAAGAGCTTCGAGCTCAAGACCACCGACGGCAAGGTGACGGGCTCGGCCATGGTGGAAGTGGAGAACCTCGCCCACCTCGAGCGCATCATGAAGGCCGCGCGGCGCGTGAAGGGCATTGCGGTGGTCAGTCGCCGGGAAAAGATCACGGCGGAGGATTGA